A genomic region of Lytechinus pictus isolate F3 Inbred chromosome 2, Lp3.0, whole genome shotgun sequence contains the following coding sequences:
- the LOC135158446 gene encoding protein PML-like encodes MAEELKDTIAQSLECPVCLTTFTDPKILSCSHTYCKVCLEKLLESRADDQMIRCPVCRDDTQVPNLDVSKLPASLALRNLIEDVKNQQQICTNCDSEYNPQAVVYCQDCGKYLCNTCHNMHSQWKDFVNHEIIAMSEISSGKVSIRRYRKCRTHPKEDEECFCSNCKRFTCFRCVVMEHKDQGHHVIESAAYESNHTKTIEELESQVEKKQSCFQNYIDLIDEQKKCVDNATKHCTDDINKAYDEAVRQLTEKRKILLGEVKGKTERAEEALEEMKKSAQQRINHLTTIAEMVTNRRNAPVDMDTLAVYDTLCEDLQEALNQENPDYEQPNKTCRNAKSSLFERNIGKDELGLGKIVNELVKSIALPTKDSMNDMVNTSDVRMAVGCNPGGVNIFSADGRLQQTVLKDVQICALGFLSDGRCVVIDNSNTVALYTPEFTKLDVMFETLNHDEGGFSNLTVDSDDLIYVSYRNPKKILVFSSAGGKAIKEIPCQGYEPWQITSYNDSLIISTGNTVRLIDKEGDIKHTLTKPSKTYPYAAVSQRNTILIATVKYDEGLVSIDEYTDELKHVRNLVNEYKIEKPIKRNWYYLQQYRSGEIAFCTPDNLYIIT; translated from the coding sequence ATGGCTGAAGAATTAAAAGACACGATTGCTCAGAGTCTGGAGTGTCCTGTTTGTCTGACTACCTTCACTGATCCCAAGATCCTGTCTTGTTCACACACCTACTGCAAGGTCTGTCTGGAAAAGCTCTTGGAATCCCGTGCTGATGATCAGATGATCCGATGCCCGGTCTGCAGAGATGATACCCAGGTACCAAATCTAGATGTCAGCAAACTACCGGCAAGCCTAGCTTTAAGGAATCTTATAGAGGACGTGAAAAACCAACAGCAAATTTGCACGAATTGTGATTCCGAGTATAATCCTCAAGCTGTTGTCTACTGCCAAGACTGTGGCAAGTATCTATGTAATACTTGCCATAATATGCACTCTCAGTGGAAAGACTTCGTCAATCATGAGATCATAGCCATGAGTGAGATCTCGTCAGGAAAGGTGTCAATACGTAGATACCGGAAATGCAGGACACATCCgaaagaagatgaagaatgCTTCTGTTCTAACTGTAAGAGATTCACATGCTTCAGGTGTGTTGTTATGGAACATAAAGACCAAGGACACCATGTCATCGAGTCAGCTGCTTATGAAAGTAATCACACGAAGACCATCGAAGAGCTTGAATCCCAGGTGGAGAAGAAACAATCTTGCTTTCAAAATTACATCGATCTCATCGATGAACAGAAGAAGTGTGTGGATAATGCTACAAAGCATTGTACAGATGACATCAACAAAGCGTATGATGAAGCAGTTCGACAGTTGACAGAGAAGAGAAAAATTTTACTTGGTGAAGTCAAGGGAAAGACTGAAAGAGCAGAGGAAGCCCtggaagaaatgaagaaatcaGCTCAGCAGCGCATCAATCACTTAACGACCATCGCTGAGATGGTAACCAATAGGAGAAATGCACCAGTAGACATGGATACTTTGGCTGTATATGACACCTTATGTGAAGACCTACAAGAGGCCTTAAATCAGGAAAATCCTGATTATGAGCAGCCGAATAAAACATGCAGGAATGCGAAAAGTTCCCTTTTTGAAAGGAACATTGGAAAGGACGAACTAGGTCTGGGAAAAATTGTTAACGAGCTTGTAAAGAGCATTGCTTTGCCTACTAAAGATAGCATGAATGACATGGTAAACACATCAGATGTTAGGATGGCTGTAGGATGTAATCCAGGTGGCGTGAACATCTTCTCTGCTGATGGTCGTCTCCAGCAGACAGTCCTCAAGGATGTTCAGATTTGTGCATTAGGTTTCCTCTCTGATGGTCGATGCGTTGTAATTGATAACTCAAACACTGTAGCACTGTACACACCAGAGTTCACGAAGTTGGATGTGATGTTTGAGACTCTGAATCACGATGAAGGTGGGTTTTCTAACCTCACTGTTGATAGTGATGATCTGATCTATGTTAGCTACAGGAACCCCAAGAAGATACTGGTGTTCTCATCAGCAGGTGGGAAGGCAATCAAGGAGATACCATGCCAAGGATATGAACCTTGGCAAATCACTTCTTACAATGATTCACTAATCATTAGTACAGGTAATACTGTACGATTGATAGACAAAGAAGGTGATATAAAGCATACATTAACCAAACCAAGTAAAACTTACCCATACGCTGCAGTGTCTCAAAGAAATACAATCCTGATAGCCACGGTGAAGTACGATGAAGGTTTGGTGAGCATCGATGAGTACACAGACGAGCTGAAGCACGTTCGGAACCTCGTTAATGAGTACAAGATTGAGAAGCCCATAAAGAGAAATTGGTATTATCTCCAGCAGTACCGATCAGGAGAGATCGCATTCTGTACTCCAGATAACCTCTACATAATCACATAA
- the LOC135158430 gene encoding tripartite motif-containing protein 3-like translates to MAEELKDTIAQSLECPVCLTTFTDPKILSCSHTYCKVCLEKLLESRAYDQMIRCPVCRDDTQVPNLDVSKLPASLALRNLIEDVKNQQQICTNCDSEDKPKAVVYCQDCGNYLCITCHNMHSQWKNFVGHQIIAMSEISSGKVSIRRYRKCRKHPKEDEECFCSNCKRFTCFRCVVMEHTYQGHQVIESAAYESNHTKTIDELTSKVEKKQSCFQNYIDLIDEEQKCVDDAMKHCTDDINKAYDEAVRQLTEKREILLGEVKGKTERVEEALEEMKKSTQQRIDQLMTIAEMVTNRRNAPVDMDTLAVYDTLCEDLQEALNQENPDNEQPNKTCRKAKSSSFERNIGKDELGLGKIIEVVKSITLPTKNSMNAMINTPDGRMAVGCNPGGVNIFSADGRLKQTVLKDVKISALGFFSDGRCVVIDKSNTVALYTQDYTKLNVMFKTLNKGEGGISKLTVDSDDLIYVNYRKPKKIQVFSSAGGQAIKEIPCHGYVPWQITSYNDSLIISTDNTVRLIDKEGDVVDTLKKTSNTYLYAAVSQSNTILIATVKDDERLVSIDEYTDELKHVRNLVDEYKIEKPRRDWYYLQQYRSGEIAFCTSDNLYIMIT, encoded by the coding sequence ATGGCTGAAGAATTAAAAGACACGATTGCTCAGAGTCTGGAGTGTCCTGTTTGTCTGACTACCTTCACTGATCCCAAGATCCTGTCTTGTTCACACACCTACTGCAAGGTCTGTCTGGAAAAGCTCTTGGAATCCCGTGCTTATGATCAGATGATCCGATGCCCGGTCTGCAGAGATGATACCCAGGTACCAAATCTAGATGTCAGCAAACTACCGGCAAGTCTAGCTTTAAGGAATCTTATAGAGGACGTGAAAAACCAACAGCAAATTTGCACGAATTGTGATTCCGAGGATAAGCCCAAAGCTGTTGTCTACTGCCAAGACTGTGGCAACTATCTATGTATTACTTGCCACAATATGCACTCTCAGTGGAAAAACTTTGTCGGTCATCAGATCATAGCCATGAGTGAGATCTCATCCGGAAAGGTGTCAATACGTAGATACCGGAAATGCAGGAAACATCCgaaagaagatgaagaatgTTTCTGTTCTAATTGTAAGAGATTCACATGCTTCAGGTGTGTTGTTATGGAACATACATACCAAGGACACCAGGTCATCGAGTCAGCTGCTTATGAAAGTAATCACACGAAGACCATCGACGAGCTTACATCCAAGGTGGAGAAGAAACAATCTTGCTTTCAGAATTACATCGATCTCATTGATGAAGAGCAGAAGTGCGTGGATGATGCTATGAAGCATTGCACAGATGACATCAACAAAGCATATGATGAAGCAGTTCGGCAGTTGACGGAGAAGAGAGAAATCCTACTTGGTGAAGTCAAGGGAAAGACTGAAAGAGTAGAGGAAGCCCtggaagaaatgaagaaatcaACTCAGCAGCGCATCGATCAGTTGATGACCATTGCTGAGATGGTAACCAATAGAAGAAATGCACCAGTAGACATGGACACTTTGGCTGTGTATGACACTTTATGTGAAGACCTACAAGAGGCCTTAAATCAGGAAAATCCTGATAACGAGCAGCCGAATAAAACATGTAGGAAGGCGAAAAGTTCCAGTTTTGAGAGAAATATCGGAAAGGACGAATTAGGTCTTGGTAAAATAATTGAAGTTGTAAAGAGCATTACTTTGCCTACTAAAAATAGCATGAATGCCATGATAAACACACCAGATGGTCGGATGGCTGTAGGATGTAATCCAGGTGGCGTGAACATCTTCTCTGCTGATGGTCGTCTCAAGCAGACAGTCCTCAAGGATGTTAAGATCAGTGCATTAGGTTTCTTCTCTGATGGTCGATGTGTTGTAATTGATAAATCAAACACTGTAGCACTGTACACACAAGACTACACAAAGTTGAATGTGATGTTTAAGACTTTGAATAAAGGTGAAGGTGGGATTTCTAAACTCACTGTTGATAGTGATGATCTGATCTATGTTAACTACAGGAAACCCAAGAAGATCCAGGTGTTCTCATCAGCAGGTGGACAGGCAATCAAGGAGATACCATGCCACGGATATGTGCCTTGGCAAATCACTTCTTACAATGATTCACTAATCATTAGTACAGATAATACTGTACGATTGATAGACAAAGAAGGTGATGTAGTggatacattaaaaaaaacaagtaatACTTACCTATACGCTGCCGTGTCACAAAGCAATACAATCCTGATAGCCACAGTGAAGGACGATGAACGTTTGGTGAGCATTGATGAGTACACAGACGAGCTGAAGCACGTTCGGAACCTCGTTGATGAGTACAAGATTGAGAAGCCTAGGAGAGATTGGTATTATCTCCAGCAGTACCGATCAGGAGAGATCGCCTTCTGCACTTCTGATAACCTCTATATTATGATCACATAA